A region of Mauremys mutica isolate MM-2020 ecotype Southern chromosome 2, ASM2049712v1, whole genome shotgun sequence DNA encodes the following proteins:
- the LOC123363160 gene encoding centromere protein F-like has protein sequence MINIKAQQKKIKEQLNISLHENEQLSKLDNLKALDQLKKQNGFAHSKLKTWMQSCADEVAHSLTQDNEQEYEPDGLPELVRKGFADIPTGKTNPCVLRRTALNLKTSPRLAAQSQNLSPYGQRLQKGRSDNFAKISKLTAGGSKSPKVDDTQRCQAETTIEPMESRSRSPLCINKQPTKAVAETSRENLNTHKGRCSFGRKTLPDRNEQDKNCMVQ, from the exons atgattAACATCAAGGCtcagcaaaagaaaataaaagagcaACTTAATATCTCACTTCACGAAAATGAGCAACTGAGCAAG ctaGACAATCTGAAGGCTTTAGATCAACTGAAGAAGCAAAATGGATTCGCTCACAGTAAACTGAAGACATGGATGCAATCCT GTGCTGATGAGGTGGCACATTCGCTGACCCAGGACAACGAGCAAGAGTATGAGCCAGACGGACTCCCGGAGCTGGTCAGAAAAG GCTTTGCTGATATTCCTACTGGGAAAACCAACCCCTGTGTTTTGCGCAGAACAGCGCTAAACCTAAAGACCAGTCCCCGTCTTGCTGCTCAAAGCCAAAATTTGTCACCATATGGCCAACGTTTACAAAAAGGCAGGTCAGATAATTTTGCCAAGATCTCTAAACTGACAGCTGGTGGCAGCAAATCACCAAAG GTAGATGATACTCAACGGTGCCAAGCAGAAACAACTATTGAACCCATGGAATCTCGTTCAAGATCTCCTCTTTGCATAAATAAGCAACCCACAAAAGCTGTTGCTGAGACCTCTAGGGAGAATCTTAACACACACAAAGGCAGATGTTCCTTCGGCAGAAAAACATTACCTGATCGGAATGAACAAGACAAAAACTGTATGGTACAGTAA